In a single window of the Mesorhizobium shangrilense genome:
- a CDS encoding alpha/beta fold hydrolase: MADVLFDLPENPMPRDGDAGYFAAKDGRRLRYARFPSSTKPFKGTVVVLSGRNECIEKYFETVGDLTSRGFGVAMMDWRGQGGSERLLGNPARGYVRTFFDYARDLEQFFQEFVLPDCRGPYYMLAHSTGGLVALLAAPSLTHRIRRMVLSAPLLALQGLPMSMRTIRRITTAMRLTGFGRLYASGGPRRPVPFPGNPLTSDERRLARNNALIDAFPDLGMGGPTVAWVSRLCEAADRVIEPDYMARIQIPILFVAAGADTVVSTPTIEKFARGLRSGAVVTIDGARHEILQEADIYREQLLAAFDAFVPGGEPADAHAEEPGSVEPS, translated from the coding sequence ATCGCCGACGTCCTCTTCGACCTGCCGGAAAACCCGATGCCTCGTGACGGCGACGCCGGCTATTTTGCCGCGAAGGATGGCAGGCGGCTGCGCTACGCCCGATTCCCTTCCTCGACAAAACCGTTCAAAGGCACGGTGGTTGTGCTGTCGGGCCGCAACGAGTGCATCGAGAAATATTTCGAGACCGTCGGCGACCTGACCAGCCGCGGCTTCGGCGTCGCCATGATGGACTGGCGCGGCCAAGGCGGCTCCGAGCGGCTCCTCGGCAATCCGGCGCGCGGTTATGTGCGCACGTTCTTCGACTATGCGCGCGATCTCGAGCAGTTCTTCCAGGAGTTCGTACTGCCGGACTGCCGTGGGCCCTATTACATGCTCGCCCACTCGACGGGCGGTCTCGTCGCCCTTCTCGCCGCGCCCTCGCTCACCCATCGCATCAGGCGTATGGTGCTGTCGGCGCCGCTTCTCGCCCTGCAAGGCTTGCCGATGTCCATGCGCACCATCCGACGCATCACGACGGCGATGCGGCTGACGGGCTTCGGACGCCTTTACGCCTCCGGCGGCCCTCGCCGCCCGGTGCCCTTTCCCGGCAACCCGCTGACCAGCGACGAGCGCCGGCTGGCGCGCAACAATGCGCTGATCGACGCCTTTCCGGACCTCGGGATGGGCGGGCCGACCGTCGCCTGGGTGAGCCGGCTGTGCGAGGCCGCCGACAGGGTGATCGAGCCGGACTACATGGCGCGGATCCAGATCCCGATCCTGTTCGTCGCCGCCGGCGCTGACACGGTCGTCTCCACTCCGACGATCGAAAAGTTTGCGCGCGGCCTGCGCTCGGGCGCAGTCGTCACCATCGACGGCGCGCGCCACGAGATCCTGCAGGAGGCCGACATCTATCGCGAGCAGTTGCTTGCCGCGTTTGACGCTTTTGTACCGGGTGGGGAGCCGGCCGACGCCCACGCCGAGGAACCGGGCAGCGTCGAACCGTCCTGA